A region from the Pempheris klunzingeri isolate RE-2024b chromosome 17, fPemKlu1.hap1, whole genome shotgun sequence genome encodes:
- the LOC139217281 gene encoding calpain-15-like, which translates to MGGSTSSLADEGDGDGAPRGAALPPSPIMGCLRSSQSTSIPRQLPRVGRHRERSFSSGSMPMQRSQWACGCCTFLNAAGAPRCSICEAPRRRPDARWMWHGTSREDGRWSCPRCTLANSRDSLACSLCGYTGPADHHPRGSSEDQPRPQRSSSCSGPLRPSSAEPKKKQPQDVDKNSLAWECLRCTLQNTPTSMSCSACGGPRKLSLPQIPADALLMPEVCSQTAEQRPEAAAGALSLSISTRGECLPVEASFPHTDSSALSVASSGHNNPVPCSRREVPPPDVCLSQTHSLSPSPSTLAVSHLPAQPELLPGRRLSILKEEMSPAADASASFPACGAPVSRTGEWSCPACTLINKDKAKHCLACHTPQQLKAALSPKRKESMLVEALRQSDEGEAKELWENIVSFCRENTVTFVDDSFPPGPKSVGFPMDDSVQHRVRKWLRPQEINCCNLRDRAVKWSIFRTPRPSDILQGLLGNCWFLSALAVLAERPELVEKVMVTRSLCAEGAYQVRLCKDGSWTTVLVDDMLPCDESAHLLFSQAQRKQLWVALIEKALAKLHGSYFALQAGRAIEGLSTLTGAPCESLALQVSTTNPKEEPIDTDLIWAKMLSSKEAGFLMGASCGGGNMKVDDSEYESLGLRPRHAYSVLDVRDVDGHRLLQLRNPWGRFSWTGPWADDWPKWPPHLKRDLCAQRGEDGLFWMDFWDFIRYFDSVDICKIHSDWQEVRVPGVFPRGADVPVTVVSITVLERTAIELALFQQGSRRWDTAESHLLDLCVLVFRVSYDSSGALALGRLLAHSRRSVRRFVGCDVMLEPGEYAVLCCAFNHWHSTGTEGTTSGGRSEVPGYMLAVYSSRLVMVEQVTASNTTIADAIIQLTETKGERHEGREGMTCYYLTHGWAGLIVMVENRHPRHHLHVSCDCSDSFNVVSTRSSLKAIDSIPPLHRQVLVVLSQLEGNAGFSITHRLAHRKAVQASLGNWSPSKATHSPALCPETAGLHQPRPL; encoded by the exons ATGGGAGGTTCTACGTCGTCCCTCGCTGACGAGGGCGACGGCGACGGCGCCCCCCGCGGCGCAgctctgcccccctcccccatcatGGGATGTCTGAGGAGCAGCCAAAGCACCTCCATCCCTCGGCAGCTTCCCAGAGTCGGCAGGCACAGAGAGCGCAG tttCTCTTCTGGTTCGATGCCCATGCAGAGGAGCCAGTGGGCTTGTGGCTGTTGTACTTTCCTAAACGCAGCCGGCGCCCCCCGCTGCTCCATCTGTGAAGCCCCTCGGCGAAGACCCGACGCCCGGTGGATGTGGCACGGGACCAGCAGGGAGGACGGTCGCTGGTCCTGCCCACGCTGCACGCTGGCCAACTCCCGCGACAGCCTGGCCTGCTCCCTGTGCGGCTACACCGGGCCAGCGGACCACCACCCCCGGGGCTCGTCTGAGGACCAGCCCCGGCCTCAGCGCTCCAGTAGCTGCTCCGGTCCCCTGAGGCCGTCATCTGCTGAGCCAAAGAAAAAACAGCCACAGGATGTAGATAAAAACAGCCTGGCTTGGGAATGTTTGAGGTGCACTCTGCAGAACACCCCTACCTCCATGTCCTGCTCTGCCTGTGGAGGCCCACGCAAACTGTCTCTCCCTCAGATCCCCGCAGACGCCCTGCTCATGCCTGAAGTCTGCAGtcaaacagcagagcagcgacCAGAAGCTGCAGCGGGAGCGCTGTCCCTCTCCATATCAACCCGAGGAGAGTGTTTGCCGGTAGAAGCTTCATTTCCACACACGGACTCCTCCGCGCTCAGTGTAGCGTCTTCAGGTCATAATAATCCTGTTCCCTGCAGTCGCAGAGAGGTGCCCCCCCCAGATGTTTGCCTCAGTCAAACACATAGCCTCAGTCCCTCTCCGTCAACACTGGCTGTTTCTCATCTCCCTGCCCAGCCAGAGCTGCTGCCCGGCAGACGGCTCAGCATCCTGAAGGAGGAAATGTCCCCTGCAGCAGATGCCTCTGCATCATTCCCAGCATGTGGAGCTCCAGTTAGCAGGACGGGGGAGTGGTCCTGTCCCGCATGCACGCTCATTAACAAGGACAAAGCCAAACACTGCCTGGCCTGCCACACTCCTCAGCAGCTCAAAGCAGCTCTGTCCccaaagaggaaggagagcatGCTGGTGGAGGCGCTGCGACAGAGCGACGAAGGAGAGGCCAAAGAGCTGTGGGAGAACATCGTCAGCTTCTGCAGAGAG AACACAGTGACGTTCGTGGACGACAGCTTCCCTCCAGGTCCCAAGTCCGTGGGCTTCCCCATGGACGACAGCGTGCAGCACCGGGTCAGGAAGTGGCTTCGTCCTCAGGAGATCAACTGCTGCAACCTGAGAGACCGCGCGGTCAAGTGGTCCATTTTCCGCACGCCTCGCCCATCTGACATCCTGCAGGGGCTTCTGGGTAACTGCTG GTTCCTGAGTGCCTTGGCTGTTCTGGCTGAACGTCCCGAGCTGGTGGAGAAGGTGATGGTGACTCGCTCGCTGTGTGCAGAAGGAGCCTATCAGGTGCGTCTGTGCAAAGACGGCTCGTGGACCACGGTGCTGGTGGACGACATGCTGCCGTGTGACGAGAGCGCCCACCTGCTCTTCTCTCAG GCCCAGCGGAAGCAGCTTTGGGTTGCTCTGATTGAAAAAGCGCTGGCCAAGCTCCACGGTTCCTACTTTGCTTTGCAGGCAGGTCGTGCTATCGAGGGCCTGTCCACGCTGACCGGGGCCCCCTGCGAGTCGCTCGCCCTCCAGGTCAGCACCACCAACCCCAAGGAAGAGCCCATCGACACGGACCTCATCTGGGCCAAGATGCTGAGCTCCAAAGAAGCAGG ATTCCTGATGGGGGCGTCTTGTGGAGGTGGGAACATGAAGGTGGATGACTCGGAGTACGAGTCCCTGGGTTTGCGTCCACGACATGCTTACTCTGTCCTGGATGTGAGAGACGTAGACGGTCACAG ATTACTGCAGCTGAGGAACCCGTGGGGGCGTTTCTCCTGGACCGGACCCTGGGCGGACGACTGGCCCAAATGGCCTCCGCACCTGAAGAGGGACCTCTGCGCCCAGCGGGGCGAGGACGGTCTGTTCTGGATGGACTTCTGGGATTTCATCAG GTACTTTGACTCAGTGGATATCTGTAAGATACATTCAGACTGGCAGGAGGTTCGAGTACCGGGGGTCTTCCCCCGAGGAGCAGACGTCCCAGTGACGGTGGTGTCCATCACAGTGCTGGAGAGAACGGCCATTGAGCTGGCTTTGTTCCAGCAGGGCAGCAG GCGATGGGACACGGCAGAGAGCCACCTGTTGGatttgtgtgtgctggtgtttcGGGTGTCCTACGACAGCTCAGGTGCCCTGGCGCTGGGTCGCCTGCTGGCCCACAGCCGGCGCTCGGTGAGGAGATTTGTGGGCTGCGACGTCATGCTGGAGCCGGGCGAATATGCTGTGCTCTGCTGCGCTTTTAACCACTGGCACAGCACTGGCACAGAGGGGACAA CAAGTGGCGGCAGATCAGAGGTGCCTGGTTACATGCTGGCAGTGTACAGCTCCAGACTGGTGATGGTGGAGCAGGTAACGGCCTCCAACACCACCATCGCCGACGCCATCATCCAACTGACGGAaacaaaaggagagagacaCGAG GGTCGAGAGGGGATGACATGTTACTACCTGACCCACGGCTGGGCGGGGCTCATCGTCATGGTGGAAAACAGACACCCCAGACATCACCTCCATGTGTCCTGTGACTGTAGCGACAGCTTCAACGTGGTGTCGACACGCAGCAGCCTCAAAGCCATCGACAGCATCCCTCCTCTGCACAG acAGGTGCTCGTGGTTTTGTCTCAGCTGGAGGGAAACGCTGGAttctccatcacacacagactggcTCACCGGAAGGCCGTCCAGGCTTCTCTGGGAAACTGGAGTCCCTCGAAGGCAACACACAGTCCTGCTCTTTGCCCGGAGACGGCCGGCCTGCATCAGCCCCGACCCCTCTGA
- the jmjd8 gene encoding jmjC domain-containing protein 8 gives MDYNTAALNKRSQLVVLCFIVLKAAEPLDDGGWSFSSGVRLQDEGPCSIDVWDGCSLSYQQFIHRYAYSRPVILRGLTDNTKFRSLCSKSSLLEEYGERRVRLSTANTYSYRKVDVPFQEYVDAFLRPQTADALGSDTLYFFGDNNFTEWQSLFDQYESPPYVLPHTSGAYSFGIAGPGTGVPFHWHGPGYSEVIYGRKRWFLYPPDQEPHFHPNHTTLSWVTETYPHLPEDEAPLECTIRPGEVLYFPDRWWHATLNLDTSVFISTFLG, from the exons ATGGACTACAATACGGCTGCATTAAACAAACGTTCACAGCTGGTTGTGTTATGTTTCATTGTGCTGAAGGCAGCGGAGCCGTTAGATGACGGAGGCTG gTCTTTCAGCTCTGGTGTCAGGTTACAGGATGAAGGTCCCTGCAGCATCGATGTGTGGGACGGCTGCTCCCTCTCTTACCAGCAGTTCATCCACAG ATACGCCTACAGCAGACCGGTGATCCTCAGAGGTCTCACTGACAACACG AAATTCAGGTCGTTGTGCTCCAAGTCCAGTTTACTAGAGGAATATGGTGAGCGGAGGGTGCGGCTCAGTACAGCGAACACTTACTCTTACAGGAAAG TGGACGTTCCCTTCCAGGAGTACGTGGACGCTTTTCTGAGGCCTCAGACCGCCGACGCCCTCGGCAGCG aCACTCTGTACTTTTTTGGAGACAACAACTTCACAGAGTGGCAGAGTTTGTTTGACCAGTACGAGTCTCCGCCGTACGTCCTGCCTCACACCAGCGGAGCGTACAGCTTCGGGATCGCAG GTCCTGGAACAGGAGTCCCCTTTCACTGGCACGGCCCCGGTTACTCCGAGGTCATCTATGGAAGAAag CGTTGGTTCCTCTACCCGCCTGATCAGGAGCCTCATTTCCACCCAAACCACACCACCCTGTCCTGGGTGACGGAGACCTACCCCCACCTGCCCGAGGACGAGGCTCCGCTGGAGTGCACCATCAGACCTGGAGAG GTGCTGTATTTCCCCGACCGCTGGTGGCACGCCACCCTCAACCTGGACACCAGCGTTTTCATCTCCACCTTCCTTGGATAA
- the LOC139216645 gene encoding E3 ubiquitin-protein ligase CHIP-like, translated as MSESPEKSASMSAQEMKEQGNRLFLNRKYLEAAACYSKAITHCPSVPAYYTNRALCYVKLQQYDKALADCRHALELDSQSVKAHFFMGQCHLEMESYDEAIGNLQKAYNLAKEQRLNFGDDIPSALRIAKKKRWNSMEERRINQESELHAYLTRLILAEKKRELEGCRQKQEDKPDDSRVQHNPNDIHTKHDKYLSDMEELFCQVDEKRKKREIPDFLCGKISFELMREPCITPSGVTYDRKDIEEHLQRVGHFDPVTRTPLTQDQLIPNLAMKEVIDAFILENGWVEDY; from the exons atgtcagaaagccCTGAGAAGAGCGCCTCGATGTCGGCTCAGGAGATGAAGGAACAAGGAAACCGGCTCTTCCTGAACCGCAAGTACCTGGAGGCCGCCGCCTGCTACAGCAAAGCCATA ACCCACTGTCCCTCCGTCCCAGCGTACTACACCAACAGGGCGCTGTGCTACGTGAAGCTGCAGCAGTACGACAAAGCTCTGGCAGACTGCAGACACGCTCTGGAGCTCGACAGCCAGTCAGTCAAAGCTCACTTCTTCATGGGCCAGTGTCACCTGGAGATGGAGAGCTATGACGAAGCCATCGGCAACCTGCAGAAAG CTTATAACCTGGCAAAGGAGCAGCGGCTGAACTTTGGCGACGACATCCCCAGCGCCCTGCGGATCGCGAAGAAGAAGCGTTGGAACAGCATGGAGGAGCGGAGGATCAACCAGGAGAGCGAGCTGCACGCCTACCTCACCAGACTGATCCTCGCTGAGAAAAAGAG GGAGCTGGAgggctgcagacagaaacaagaaGACAAGCCGGACGACAGCAGAGTTCAACACAATCCAAACGACATCCACACCAAACAT GACAAGTATCTGTCGGACATGGAGGAGCTGTTCTGTCAAGTAGACGAGAAGAGGAAG AAGCGTGAGATCCCGGACTTCCTGTGTGGAAAGATCAGCTTTGAGCTGATGAGAGAACCCTGCATCACTCCCAGCGGGGTCACGTACGACAGAAAAGACATCGAGGAGCATCTACAG CGAGTCGGCCATTTTGACCCAGTGACGCGCACCCCTCTGACCCAAGATCAGCTCATCCCAAACCTGGCCATGAAGGAAGTGAtcgatgcttttattttggagaacGGATGGGTGGAGGACTACTGA